In the Mycolicibacterium thermoresistibile genome, one interval contains:
- a CDS encoding PucR family transcriptional regulator produces MQPVVVSGYNADDISSTVALIVDRLLENSGEDVERIQRRILADIDELRSDPRLVELLRSSVAGNVETVLTVIRYGIDLDRVEPPTAALEYARRAAQHGIALSALIRAYRLGQQEMLERILREVRETELDPDLRLSVYERISSTSFAYIDWISQQVSDTYDTERERWLEHRNNIRAVRVREILDSDEPIDIDTASAALGYPLRGRHLALVLWMTRSDLPGGELLRLERFARAVAEAFQLRNTPLFVAEDTVSGWAWLAINHVVTEPVRTIRELAETADNGVHVALGTVDDGLEGFRRSHRRARDARKVAAASAIPPRITAADDYGISVSALLTENLADTRRWVLDTLGPLASDTANDARLRETLLVFLHVGSSYTAAAERLLLHPNSVRYRVNRAVERRARPIGEDRLEVELALLACRHFQQAVLQPAD; encoded by the coding sequence GTGCAGCCTGTGGTGGTGTCCGGATACAACGCTGACGACATAAGCTCGACGGTCGCGCTCATCGTGGACCGGCTGCTGGAGAACTCCGGCGAGGACGTCGAACGCATCCAGCGACGCATCCTCGCCGACATCGACGAGCTGCGCAGCGATCCCCGCCTTGTCGAACTGTTGCGCTCCAGCGTCGCCGGCAACGTCGAAACCGTCCTCACCGTCATTCGCTACGGCATCGACCTCGACCGCGTCGAACCCCCCACCGCCGCCCTCGAGTACGCCCGGCGCGCCGCCCAGCACGGCATCGCGCTCAGTGCCCTCATCCGGGCCTACCGTCTCGGCCAGCAGGAGATGCTGGAGCGGATCCTCCGGGAGGTCAGGGAAACCGAACTCGACCCGGATCTCAGGCTCTCCGTCTACGAGAGGATCTCCAGCACCTCCTTCGCGTACATCGACTGGATATCCCAGCAGGTTTCCGACACCTACGACACCGAGCGAGAACGGTGGCTGGAGCACCGCAACAACATCCGCGCGGTGAGGGTCCGTGAAATCCTGGACAGCGACGAACCGATTGACATCGACACCGCGTCGGCTGCCCTGGGCTATCCCCTGCGGGGCCGCCACCTCGCGCTGGTCCTGTGGATGACCCGCAGCGATCTCCCGGGTGGTGAACTGCTGCGGCTGGAGCGGTTCGCCCGCGCGGTCGCCGAAGCATTTCAGCTGCGCAACACCCCGCTGTTCGTCGCTGAGGACACCGTCAGCGGCTGGGCCTGGCTGGCAATCAATCACGTGGTCACCGAGCCCGTGCGCACGATCCGGGAACTCGCGGAAACCGCCGACAACGGTGTTCATGTCGCACTGGGAACCGTGGACGACGGACTGGAAGGTTTCCGCCGTTCGCACCGCCGCGCACGAGACGCCCGAAAAGTCGCTGCCGCGTCGGCGATCCCGCCCCGCATCACCGCCGCGGACGACTACGGAATCTCCGTCAGCGCGCTGCTGACGGAGAATCTCGCGGACACCCGTCGATGGGTGCTCGACACCCTCGGGCCTCTCGCAAGCGACACCGCCAACGATGCACGGCTCCGGGAGACCCTTCTCGTCTTCCTTCACGTCGGGTCGAGCTACACTGCCGCAGCCGAGAGGCTTCTGCTGCACCCGAACTCGGTTCGGTACCGGGTGAACCGCGCGGTCGAACGCCGGGCCCGACCGATCGGCGAGGATCGCCTTGAAGTCGAACTGGCGCTGCTGGCCTGCAGGCATTTCCAGCAGGCCGTGCTGCAACCCGCGGATTAG
- a CDS encoding class I adenylate-forming enzyme family protein — translation MLSQSVHLVSLPDQRAASAPAAPCLADDTVALSNAEFRHAVDSAAAVLRGHGVGAGDVVAVMLPNTVDLVVTLFAAWRLGAAVTPLNPALSVDESAYQIADAGAKVLVAGGNLPAPATPVVRPADLKTGHGPVEVAPPADDRLALLIYTSGTTGRPKGVMLDHANIAAMCASIIEANELTSADSSLLILPLFHVNGIVVGTLSPLIAGGHVTIAGRFDPRTFFDRVRRSRPTYFSAVPTIYTKLLELPEDPTVDTSSLRFAACGAAPASAELLQRFEQRYGVPIIEGYGLSEGTCVSTANPLRGPRKPGTVGLPLPGQQVRIVDAEGRTLGANEIGEVLIAGPTVMRGYLNRPEETAKTLVDGWLRTGDIGYLDDDGYLVLVDRAKDMIIRGGENIYPKEIEAVAHRLPEISEVAVVGRPHPLYGEVPVMYVAAAPGAVVDTDAVRRHLAVSLAKYKQPVAIRVLDVLPKNAVGKIDKPAIRTLDATATQTA, via the coding sequence ATGTTGTCGCAGTCTGTGCACTTGGTGTCCCTGCCCGATCAGCGTGCCGCTTCGGCCCCGGCGGCGCCCTGCCTGGCGGACGACACTGTGGCACTGAGCAACGCCGAGTTCCGACACGCGGTCGACTCCGCCGCCGCCGTCCTACGCGGACACGGCGTCGGCGCCGGCGACGTCGTCGCGGTGATGCTTCCCAACACGGTCGATCTGGTGGTGACGCTGTTCGCGGCCTGGCGACTGGGAGCGGCGGTCACACCGTTGAATCCCGCACTGTCGGTCGACGAGTCCGCCTACCAGATCGCTGACGCCGGGGCGAAGGTTCTCGTCGCCGGCGGAAACCTACCCGCGCCCGCGACTCCGGTGGTGCGCCCGGCCGATCTGAAGACCGGGCACGGCCCGGTCGAGGTCGCGCCCCCGGCCGACGACCGCCTGGCGCTGCTCATCTACACCAGCGGGACGACGGGCCGGCCCAAAGGCGTGATGCTCGACCACGCGAACATCGCCGCGATGTGCGCGTCGATCATCGAGGCCAACGAACTCACCTCAGCCGACAGCAGCCTGCTGATCCTGCCGCTGTTCCACGTCAACGGGATCGTGGTCGGAACGCTGTCGCCCCTGATCGCCGGCGGTCACGTCACCATCGCCGGGCGCTTCGACCCCCGCACCTTCTTCGACCGCGTCCGCCGCAGCCGGCCGACATACTTCTCCGCCGTGCCGACGATCTACACGAAGCTGCTCGAACTCCCCGAGGATCCCACCGTCGACACCTCGAGCCTGCGGTTCGCCGCATGCGGAGCCGCCCCCGCCAGCGCCGAACTGCTGCAACGCTTCGAGCAGCGGTACGGCGTCCCGATCATCGAGGGCTACGGGTTGTCGGAAGGCACCTGTGTGAGCACCGCCAACCCCCTGAGGGGTCCCCGCAAGCCGGGCACCGTCGGACTGCCGCTGCCCGGTCAGCAGGTCCGCATCGTGGACGCGGAGGGACGCACGCTGGGCGCCAACGAGATCGGCGAAGTTCTGATCGCCGGGCCGACGGTGATGCGGGGCTATCTCAACCGGCCCGAGGAGACCGCGAAGACCCTCGTCGACGGCTGGCTGCGCACCGGCGACATCGGTTATCTGGACGACGACGGGTATCTCGTGCTCGTCGACCGCGCCAAGGACATGATCATCCGCGGCGGCGAGAACATCTACCCCAAGGAGATCGAGGCGGTCGCCCACCGACTGCCGGAGATCTCCGAGGTGGCCGTCGTCGGCCGGCCCCACCCGCTCTACGGCGAGGTGCCGGTGATGTACGTCGCCGCCGCACCGGGAGCGGTGGTCGACACCGACGCGGTGCGGCGCCACCTCGCCGTATCTCTTGCGAAATACAAACAGCCCGTAGCGATCAGGGTTCTCGACGTGCTTCCCAAGAACGCCGTCGGAAAGATCGACAAGCCCGCCATCCGCACGTTGGACGCCACCGCCACGCAGACCGCCTGA
- a CDS encoding DUF3556 domain-containing protein, translated as MSFTQHDYPDVEPKEFLRRPLLERIRILSTHWVEHGFGTPFMVPLVYVAKVTLLYILGGVVIATVTSGLPAFWHVSQWWDQPIVYQKFILWTVLLEAIGLGGSWGPLAGKVKPMTGGIQFWLRRGTIRLRPWAWVPLTAGNRRGWPDVILYASLLISLVVALLSPGVTTASLLERLPDNTSGLVNPLLMVAPIVLLILVGLRDKTIFLAARGEQYLPAMVFFAVLGFTDMIVALKLLIVVVWVCAGVSKFGRHFARVIPPMTSNSPTVATLPAFKRAMYRDPRNDLRPSRLAEFMAHVLGTVVEVVAPLVLLFSHNKTLTVAAVVLMLGLHLYIISAFPLAVPLEWNVLFSFATVFLFLGFPSWEGYAVGDMSSPWLTVVIVAALLFFPILGNVRPDKVSFLPSMRQYSGNWACSVWAFAPGAEAKLDRVKRPAINQIDQFIAYGYEPEWAAVIMNLPATFRAMHTQGRGLLSVLVKNLPDIDTRTVREGEWVCNSLIGWNFGDGHLHDERMIAAVQEQVGFEPGDLVVAWAESQAWGSPVQHYKLIDAALGVIETGTWRVDDVAEAQPWLPNGPVPTTVTWSRFRDGRGAVV; from the coding sequence ATGAGCTTCACCCAGCACGACTATCCCGACGTCGAACCCAAGGAATTCCTGCGCAGACCGCTGCTGGAACGGATCCGCATCCTCAGCACCCACTGGGTCGAGCACGGCTTCGGCACACCGTTCATGGTCCCGCTGGTCTACGTGGCGAAGGTGACGCTGCTCTACATCCTCGGCGGCGTGGTCATCGCGACGGTGACCTCCGGACTGCCTGCCTTCTGGCATGTGTCGCAGTGGTGGGACCAGCCGATCGTCTACCAGAAGTTCATCCTGTGGACGGTCCTGCTCGAGGCCATCGGACTGGGCGGCTCCTGGGGACCCCTGGCGGGCAAGGTCAAACCGATGACCGGCGGTATCCAGTTCTGGTTGCGACGCGGAACCATCCGGCTGCGGCCGTGGGCATGGGTTCCGCTCACCGCCGGTAACCGGCGCGGCTGGCCGGACGTCATTCTCTACGCCAGTCTTCTGATCTCCCTCGTCGTCGCACTGCTGTCTCCCGGCGTGACGACCGCCTCACTGTTGGAACGGTTGCCGGACAACACTTCCGGGTTGGTGAATCCGCTGTTGATGGTCGCCCCGATCGTCCTGCTGATCCTGGTGGGATTACGCGACAAGACGATCTTCCTGGCCGCCCGCGGCGAACAGTACCTGCCTGCGATGGTGTTCTTCGCGGTGTTGGGCTTCACCGACATGATCGTCGCGCTGAAGCTGCTGATCGTGGTCGTCTGGGTCTGCGCGGGGGTCTCGAAGTTCGGCCGGCACTTCGCCCGCGTCATCCCGCCGATGACCAGCAACAGCCCCACGGTCGCCACACTGCCGGCGTTCAAACGCGCGATGTACCGGGATCCGCGCAACGACCTGCGCCCCTCCCGGCTGGCCGAGTTCATGGCTCACGTGCTGGGCACCGTGGTCGAAGTGGTGGCACCGCTGGTACTTCTGTTCTCCCACAACAAGACCCTGACGGTGGCCGCCGTCGTGCTGATGCTCGGCCTGCACCTCTACATCATCTCGGCATTCCCGCTCGCGGTCCCGCTGGAGTGGAACGTCCTGTTCTCGTTCGCCACCGTGTTCCTGTTCCTGGGGTTCCCCAGCTGGGAGGGCTATGCCGTCGGCGACATGTCCTCACCGTGGCTGACCGTGGTGATCGTCGCCGCCCTGCTCTTCTTCCCGATCCTGGGCAACGTGCGGCCCGACAAGGTGTCGTTCCTGCCCTCAATGCGCCAGTACTCGGGCAACTGGGCGTGCAGCGTGTGGGCGTTCGCCCCGGGCGCCGAGGCCAAACTCGACAGGGTGAAGCGGCCCGCGATCAACCAGATCGACCAGTTCATCGCCTACGGCTACGAACCGGAGTGGGCTGCGGTGATCATGAACCTGCCCGCCACCTTCCGGGCGATGCACACCCAGGGTCGCGGGCTGCTCTCGGTGCTTGTCAAGAATCTGCCCGACATCGACACCCGCACCGTGCGGGAGGGCGAGTGGGTGTGCAACTCGCTGATCGGCTGGAACTTCGGCGACGGCCACCTGCATGATGAACGGATGATCGCCGCCGTGCAGGAGCAGGTCGGTTTCGAGCCCGGGGACCTGGTGGTGGCCTGGGCCGAATCACAGGCCTGGGGCAGCCCGGTTCAGCACTACAAGCTGATCGACGCGGCCCTGGGCGTCATTGAGACCGGCACGTGGAGAGTCGATGACGTCGCTGAGGCCCAGCCGTGGCTGCCGAACGGTCCGGTGCCGACCACGGTCACCTGGTCCCGGTTCCGCGACGGGCGGGGGGCGGTGGTGTGA
- a CDS encoding phytoene desaturase family protein has translation MTTATVVGSGPNGLAAAVTLAKAGVAVTVLEAADEIGGGTRSFEAIVPGLLHDHCSAIHPMAVGSPFINEFGLDRHGLRWRWPDIDCVHPLDDGTAGVLRRSVDHTAAGLGPDGRVWRALFGRPVDRFDAVNDAVMGPLLRVPKHPLTLARFGAPTVLPASALARVFRTPAARALWGGVAAHAFRPLHLPMTSAIGVGIITAGHRHGWAVAEGGSRAITDAMAARLRELGGTIETGVRVRDIADLPPTTITVFDLAPEAVAEILGDRLPPRVARAYRAFRRGPGAFKVDFAVEGGVPWCNPDAHRAGTVHVGGTFEEIAATERDVNAGRMPERPFVLVAQQYVADPGRSVGDIHPVWSYAHVPHGYPGDATEAVVAQIERFAPGFRDRIVGYRTESAEGMARFNANFTGGDILTGAKDIRQLTFGPRITLSPYATGAPGYYICSAATPPGPGAHGMCGYHAAQTALRELAR, from the coding sequence GTGACAACGGCGACGGTGGTCGGCAGCGGCCCCAACGGGCTCGCCGCCGCGGTCACGCTCGCCAAGGCGGGTGTGGCCGTCACCGTCCTGGAAGCTGCCGACGAGATCGGTGGTGGCACACGCAGTTTCGAAGCGATCGTGCCCGGTCTCCTGCACGACCACTGCTCGGCGATTCATCCCATGGCGGTCGGATCGCCGTTCATCAACGAATTCGGCCTGGACCGCCACGGCCTGCGCTGGCGCTGGCCCGACATCGACTGCGTCCACCCCCTCGACGACGGGACGGCCGGCGTGCTGCGCCGCTCCGTCGACCACACCGCCGCCGGCCTGGGTCCCGACGGTCGCGTCTGGAGGGCGCTCTTCGGCCGCCCCGTCGACCGGTTCGACGCCGTCAACGACGCCGTCATGGGACCGTTGCTGCGCGTACCGAAACACCCGCTCACGCTGGCCCGTTTCGGCGCGCCCACCGTGCTGCCCGCCTCCGCGCTGGCCCGGGTATTCCGCACCCCGGCGGCGCGGGCGCTGTGGGGCGGGGTGGCCGCGCACGCCTTCCGGCCGCTGCACCTGCCGATGACCTCAGCCATCGGGGTGGGGATCATCACCGCCGGGCACCGCCACGGCTGGGCGGTCGCCGAGGGCGGTTCCCGCGCCATCACCGATGCGATGGCCGCCCGCCTGCGGGAGTTGGGCGGCACCATCGAAACCGGGGTCCGGGTCCGCGACATCGCCGATCTCCCGCCGACCACGATCACGGTGTTCGACCTGGCCCCCGAAGCCGTCGCGGAGATCCTCGGCGACCGGCTACCCCCACGGGTGGCGCGGGCGTACCGGGCGTTCCGACGCGGGCCGGGTGCGTTCAAGGTCGACTTCGCCGTCGAGGGCGGTGTGCCCTGGTGCAACCCCGACGCCCACCGCGCCGGCACCGTGCACGTCGGCGGCACCTTCGAGGAGATCGCGGCGACCGAACGCGACGTTAACGCCGGGCGGATGCCCGAGCGCCCGTTCGTGCTGGTCGCCCAGCAGTACGTCGCTGATCCGGGCCGCTCCGTCGGCGATATCCATCCGGTGTGGAGCTACGCGCACGTGCCGCACGGCTACCCCGGTGACGCCACCGAAGCCGTCGTCGCGCAGATCGAGCGCTTCGCCCCCGGCTTCCGCGACCGCATCGTCGGCTACCGCACCGAATCCGCCGAGGGGATGGCGCGGTTCAACGCCAACTTCACCGGCGGCGACATCCTCACCGGCGCCAAGGACATCCGACAGCTGACCTTCGGACCCCGAATCACGTTGTCGCCGTACGCAACCGGTGCGCCCGGCTACTACATCTGCTCGGCGGCGACCCCGCCCGGACCCGGCGCACACGGCATGTGCGGCTATCACGCCGCGCAGACCGCGCTGCGGGAACTGGCCCGCTAG
- a CDS encoding replicative DNA helicase, producing the protein MAVVDDLGHPGRDVPPPSEDFGRQPPQDLAAEQAVLGGMLLSKDAIADVLEKLRPGDFYKPAHQNVYDAILDLYGRGEPADAVTVAAELDRRGLLRRIGGAPYLHTLISTVPTAANAGYYAGIVAEKALLRRLVEAGTRVVQYGYAGADGADVNEVVDRAQAEIYDVTERRASEDFVPLEDLLQPTMDEIDAIASQGGLARGVPTGFIELDEVTNGLHPGQMIIIAARPGVGKALALDTPLPTPHGWTTMGDVAVGDELLGADGRPTRVVAATEVMLGRPCYEVEFSDGTVIVADADHQWPTGYGVRTTARLRAGLDTIAAAGSMARYGEQPGGAALLAPVLQIDAVRRINSVPVRCVEVDNPAHLYLAGQGMVPTHNSTLGLDFMRSCSIKHRMASIIFSLEMSKSEIVMRLLSAEAKIKLSDMRSGRMTDDDWTRLARRMSEISEAPLYIDDSPNLTMMEIRAKARRLAQKADLRLVVVDYMQLMTSGKKYESRQQEVSDFSRSLKLMAKELDLPVVAISQLNRGPEQRTDKKPQVSDLRESGCLTANTRLLRADTGAEVTFGELMATGERPLVWSLDDRNRMVARPVSNVFYSGRKEVFKVRLASGREVEATANHPFLTFDGWTPLGELTVGDRVAVPRRVPEPVHTERLPDDEVVLLAHTIGDGSCVRRQPVRYAGTDEWNLQALSTAARRFGVTAVRDDHAAARVTTLRLPAPYRLTHGTRDPIAAWLDRLGLFGKSGHEKFVPAEVFRLPNDQIALFLRHLWATDGSVRWDGRAGQGRIYYASTSRRVVDDVMLLLLRLGIAARIKRVTKARFRDSWHLVIHGAENQLRFLRHVGVKGLEDVAAQTVITKLERVVRNPDVDTVPTNVWTRVRQALADKRIIHREIAAAMGTQFSGSALWKRAPSRDRLHRIAALLEDRERHDTATDDVHWDTLVEITSIGEHDVYDATVPGTHNFVANAVSLHNSLEQDADMVILLHRPDAFDRDDPRGGEADLILGKHRNGPTKTITVAHQLHLSRFANMAK; encoded by the coding sequence GTGGCTGTCGTCGATGATCTCGGCCACCCCGGACGGGATGTCCCCCCGCCGAGTGAGGACTTCGGTCGCCAACCGCCGCAGGACCTCGCCGCCGAGCAGGCAGTGCTCGGGGGAATGTTGCTGAGCAAGGACGCGATCGCCGACGTCCTGGAGAAGCTGCGACCCGGAGACTTCTACAAGCCCGCCCATCAGAACGTCTACGACGCGATCCTGGACCTCTACGGGCGGGGTGAGCCCGCGGACGCGGTCACCGTGGCCGCCGAGCTCGACCGCCGCGGGCTGCTGCGCCGGATCGGCGGGGCGCCGTATCTGCACACCCTGATCTCCACCGTCCCCACCGCCGCCAACGCCGGTTACTACGCCGGGATCGTGGCGGAGAAGGCGCTGCTGCGCCGGCTGGTGGAGGCCGGCACCCGGGTGGTGCAGTACGGCTATGCCGGGGCGGACGGTGCCGACGTCAACGAGGTGGTCGACCGGGCGCAGGCGGAGATCTACGACGTCACCGAACGGCGCGCGTCGGAGGATTTCGTCCCGCTGGAGGATCTGCTGCAGCCCACGATGGACGAGATCGACGCGATCGCGTCGCAGGGCGGGCTGGCCCGCGGGGTGCCGACCGGATTCATCGAACTCGACGAGGTCACCAACGGGCTGCATCCGGGCCAGATGATCATCATCGCCGCCCGGCCCGGTGTCGGGAAGGCGCTGGCACTCGACACCCCGCTGCCCACACCGCACGGGTGGACCACGATGGGCGACGTCGCGGTGGGCGATGAGCTGCTCGGCGCCGACGGCCGGCCCACCCGGGTGGTCGCCGCGACCGAGGTCATGCTCGGCCGGCCGTGCTACGAGGTGGAGTTCTCCGACGGCACCGTGATCGTCGCCGACGCCGACCACCAGTGGCCGACCGGGTACGGGGTGCGCACCACCGCCCGGTTGCGGGCCGGGCTGGACACCATCGCGGCCGCCGGGTCGATGGCCCGCTACGGCGAGCAGCCGGGTGGCGCCGCGCTGCTGGCGCCGGTGCTGCAGATCGACGCGGTGCGCCGGATCAACAGCGTGCCGGTGCGTTGCGTCGAGGTGGACAACCCGGCGCACCTGTATCTGGCGGGCCAGGGGATGGTGCCCACCCACAACTCCACGCTGGGTCTGGACTTCATGCGGTCCTGCTCGATCAAGCACCGGATGGCCAGCATCATCTTCTCGCTGGAGATGAGCAAGTCCGAGATCGTCATGCGGCTGCTGTCGGCCGAGGCGAAAATCAAACTGTCCGATATGCGTTCGGGCCGGATGACCGACGACGACTGGACCCGGCTGGCGCGGCGGATGAGCGAGATCAGCGAGGCGCCGCTGTACATCGACGACTCGCCGAACCTGACCATGATGGAGATCCGGGCCAAGGCGCGGCGGCTGGCGCAGAAGGCCGATCTGCGGCTCGTGGTCGTCGACTACATGCAGCTGATGACCTCGGGCAAGAAGTACGAGTCGCGCCAGCAGGAGGTGTCGGACTTCTCCCGCAGCCTCAAGCTGATGGCCAAGGAGCTCGACCTGCCGGTGGTGGCGATCAGCCAGCTCAACCGTGGGCCGGAGCAGCGCACCGACAAGAAGCCCCAGGTGTCTGACCTGCGTGAATCGGGTTGCTTGACGGCCAACACCCGGCTCCTGCGCGCGGACACCGGCGCCGAGGTGACGTTCGGCGAGCTGATGGCCACCGGTGAACGTCCGCTGGTGTGGTCACTCGACGACCGCAACCGCATGGTGGCCCGGCCGGTGTCGAACGTCTTCTACAGCGGCCGCAAGGAAGTGTTCAAGGTGCGGCTGGCATCGGGCCGGGAGGTCGAAGCCACCGCCAATCACCCGTTCCTCACGTTCGACGGCTGGACCCCGTTGGGCGAGTTGACCGTCGGGGATCGGGTGGCGGTGCCGCGGCGGGTGCCCGAGCCGGTGCACACCGAGCGGTTGCCCGATGACGAGGTCGTGCTGCTGGCGCACACGATCGGCGACGGCTCGTGCGTGCGGCGTCAGCCGGTCCGGTACGCCGGCACTGACGAGTGGAACCTGCAGGCGTTGTCGACTGCGGCGCGGCGTTTCGGGGTGACGGCTGTCCGGGACGACCATGCGGCCGCGCGGGTGACCACGTTGCGGTTGCCGGCGCCGTACCGGTTGACCCACGGCACACGCGATCCGATCGCGGCGTGGCTGGACAGGCTGGGCCTGTTCGGGAAGAGCGGTCACGAGAAGTTCGTTCCGGCAGAGGTTTTCCGTCTGCCGAACGATCAGATCGCGCTGTTCCTGCGGCACCTGTGGGCGACGGACGGCTCGGTGCGCTGGGACGGCAGGGCGGGTCAGGGACGGATCTACTATGCGTCGACGAGCCGGCGCGTGGTCGATGACGTCATGCTGCTGCTGCTGCGGCTGGGTATCGCTGCGCGGATCAAACGCGTCACGAAGGCCCGATTCCGCGACTCCTGGCATCTGGTGATCCATGGTGCGGAGAATCAGCTGCGGTTCCTGCGCCACGTCGGGGTCAAAGGTCTCGAAGACGTTGCCGCACAGACGGTCATCACGAAACTGGAGCGGGTTGTCCGTAACCCCGATGTCGACACCGTGCCCACGAACGTGTGGACACGAGTGCGGCAGGCGTTGGCGGACAAGCGGATCATCCATCGGGAGATCGCAGCGGCGATGGGCACGCAGTTCAGCGGATCAGCATTGTGGAAGCGAGCCCCCAGCCGGGATCGGTTGCACCGCATCGCTGCTCTGCTCGAGGACCGCGAACGGCACGACACCGCGACCGATGACGTGCACTGGGATACGCTCGTCGAGATCACCAGCATCGGCGAGCACGACGTCTACGACGCGACGGTGCCCGGCACGCACAACTTCGTCGCAAATGCAGTAAGCCTACATAATAGTCTCGAGCAAGATGCGGACATGGTGATCCTGCTGCACCGTCCGGACGCGTTCGACCGCGACGATCCGCGCGGCGGTGAGGCCGACCTCATTCTCGGTAAGCACCGGAACGGGCCGACCAAGACGATCACCGTTGCGCACCAACTGCATTTGTCGCGGTTCGCGAACATGGCGAAGTAG
- the rplI gene encoding 50S ribosomal protein L9 has protein sequence MKLILTAEVDHLGSPGDTVEVKDGYGRNYLLPRGLAILATRGAERQAAEIRRARELKAVRDREHANELKTAIENLGQLEIPVKAAPDTGKLFGSITPATVVGALKKAGGPNLDKRVVQLPKAHIKTVGTHEVSLQLHPEVTATVTLNLVAE, from the coding sequence ATGAAACTCATTCTGACCGCCGAGGTGGACCATCTCGGTTCGCCCGGTGACACCGTCGAGGTCAAGGACGGCTACGGCCGTAACTATCTGCTGCCGCGCGGCCTGGCCATCCTCGCCACCCGCGGGGCCGAGCGGCAGGCCGCCGAGATCCGGCGCGCCCGCGAGCTCAAGGCCGTCCGCGACCGTGAGCACGCCAACGAGCTGAAGACCGCGATCGAGAATCTCGGCCAGCTCGAGATCCCCGTCAAGGCGGCGCCGGACACCGGCAAGCTGTTCGGTTCGATCACCCCGGCCACGGTCGTGGGGGCGCTGAAGAAGGCCGGCGGACCCAATCTCGACAAGCGGGTCGTGCAGCTGCCCAAGGCGCACATCAAGACCGTCGGCACCCACGAGGTGAGCCTGCAGCTTCATCCCGAGGTGACCGCGACGGTCACGCTCAACCTGGTTGCCGAGTAG
- the rpsR gene encoding 30S ribosomal protein S18, whose amino-acid sequence MAKSNKRRPAPEKPVKTRKCVFCSKKGQVIDYKDTALLRTYISERGKIRARRVTGNCVQHQSDIANAVKNAREMALLPFTSSAR is encoded by the coding sequence ATGGCCAAGTCCAACAAGCGACGTCCGGCCCCCGAGAAGCCGGTCAAAACCCGCAAGTGCGTGTTCTGCTCCAAGAAGGGGCAGGTCATCGACTACAAGGACACCGCGCTGCTGCGCACGTACATCAGTGAGCGGGGCAAGATCCGCGCTCGCCGCGTCACCGGCAACTGCGTGCAGCACCAGAGCGACATCGCCAACGCCGTGAAGAACGCCCGGGAGATGGCGCTGCTGCCGTTCACCTCGTCGGCGCGCTAG
- a CDS encoding single-stranded DNA-binding protein, whose translation MAGDTVITVVGNLTADPELRFTPSGAAVANFTVASTPRIFDRQTGEWRDGEALFLRCNIWREAAENVAETLTRGTRVIVQGRLKQRSFETREGEKRTVVELEVDEIGPSLRYATAKVNKVSRGGGGGGFGSGGSRAAGGAAEPKDDPWGSAPASGSFGDADDEPPF comes from the coding sequence GTGGCTGGTGACACCGTCATCACCGTCGTCGGAAATCTGACCGCCGACCCGGAACTGCGTTTCACCCCGTCCGGCGCCGCCGTTGCCAACTTCACGGTGGCATCGACCCCGCGGATCTTCGACCGCCAGACCGGGGAGTGGCGCGACGGTGAAGCACTGTTCCTGCGCTGCAACATCTGGCGGGAGGCGGCGGAGAACGTGGCCGAGACGCTCACCCGGGGCACCCGGGTCATCGTCCAGGGCCGGCTCAAGCAGCGGTCCTTCGAAACCCGCGAGGGTGAGAAGCGCACGGTGGTCGAGCTCGAGGTCGACGAGATCGGCCCGTCGCTGCGGTACGCCACCGCCAAGGTGAACAAGGTGAGCCGCGGCGGTGGTGGCGGCGGCTTCGGCAGCGGGGGTTCCCGCGCCGCCGGCGGAGCCGCCGAGCCCAAGGACGATCCGTGGGGCAGCGCCCCGGCGTCGGGTTCGTTCGGCGACGCCGACGACGAGCCGCCCTTCTAG
- the rpsF gene encoding 30S ribosomal protein S6: MRPYEIMLILDPTLDERTVAPSLETFLNVIRQDGGSVEKVDIWGRRRLAYEIAKHSEGIYAVINVKANPATVTELDRQLSLNESVLRTKVMRTDKH, encoded by the coding sequence ATGCGTCCGTACGAAATAATGCTCATCCTCGACCCCACCCTCGACGAGCGCACCGTCGCGCCGTCGTTGGAGACGTTCCTCAACGTCATCCGTCAGGACGGGGGCAGCGTGGAGAAGGTGGACATCTGGGGCCGCCGACGGCTGGCCTACGAGATCGCCAAGCACTCCGAGGGCATCTACGCGGTCATCAACGTTAAGGCCAATCCGGCCACCGTCACCGAACTCGACCGCCAGCTCAGCCTCAACGAGTCGGTGCTGCGCACCAAGGTGATGCGGACCGACAAACACTAG